A portion of the Stigmatella aurantiaca DW4/3-1 genome contains these proteins:
- a CDS encoding ATP-dependent helicase: MATRTYTLKVTQAKPRLRIDYAALLNEEQLRAVEAGEGPALVIAGAGTGKTRTLTFRVARLLERGIPPEGVLLLTFTNKAAREMTRRVEELAGGFVDVRRILGGTFHHAAHALLRQFAPTLGFATSFTVLDREDARDLMASCVSERKISRERRFPRAEVVLDMVSTAINLQKPLAEVLVDRRPQFLPLAEEVLAVGQRFQQRKQQMNLMDFDDLLLHLKRLLAEHPAVRAQLVERFQCVLVDEYQDTNRLQGDLVDLLVGERKNLTVVGDDCQSIYSFRGADFTNIIDFPQRYPGCGVYPLTRNYRSTPQILALANASIALNQRQFHKQLTASRQPGVPPVVVPTRDTDEQATFVAQRILELREEGLPLEEMAVLYRAHSHSLELQIELTRRGIPFRVRSGVRFFEQAHIKDVLAHLRLVHNPGDELAFKRVVKLVSGVGQATAEALWTALGALPEAASLKDALRHPDVSAQVPRRASAGFARFAALMTRLTREDAARTPGQLIEDVLRGGYGEYLRDEFGADGRREEDIRQLAEYAGRFEDLPRFLSEIALISEFSAEEAVETEAPDEFLTLSTVHQAKGLEWGAVFVIWLAEGRFPMVNAARDEAEEEEERRLFYVAVTRAKDELALTYPLTTNPQDGTRIIVRQSRFIEELPVGEEAPYDRLILEELETPELPRLEGGKAPKPGPDALD; encoded by the coding sequence ATGGCCACGCGCACCTACACGCTCAAGGTCACTCAGGCCAAGCCCCGCCTGCGGATCGACTATGCGGCGCTCCTCAACGAGGAGCAGCTCCGGGCGGTCGAAGCAGGGGAGGGGCCCGCGCTGGTCATCGCTGGGGCGGGGACGGGCAAGACGCGCACGCTGACGTTCCGGGTGGCGCGGCTGCTGGAGCGGGGGATCCCTCCCGAGGGGGTGCTGTTGCTCACCTTCACCAACAAGGCGGCCCGGGAGATGACACGGCGGGTGGAGGAGCTGGCCGGGGGGTTCGTGGACGTGCGCCGGATTCTCGGTGGCACCTTCCACCACGCGGCCCACGCCCTGCTGCGCCAGTTCGCCCCCACGCTGGGGTTTGCCACCTCTTTCACGGTCCTGGACCGGGAGGATGCCAGGGATCTGATGGCCTCGTGTGTCTCCGAGCGGAAGATCTCCCGCGAGCGGCGCTTCCCGCGCGCCGAGGTGGTCCTGGACATGGTCTCCACGGCCATCAATCTGCAGAAGCCGCTGGCGGAGGTGCTGGTGGACCGGCGTCCGCAGTTCCTGCCCCTGGCGGAGGAGGTGCTGGCGGTGGGGCAGCGCTTCCAGCAGCGCAAGCAGCAGATGAACCTGATGGACTTCGACGATCTGCTGTTGCACCTCAAGCGGTTGCTGGCCGAGCACCCCGCAGTGCGCGCCCAGCTCGTCGAGCGGTTCCAGTGCGTTCTGGTGGACGAATACCAGGACACCAACCGCCTCCAGGGCGATCTGGTGGACCTGCTCGTGGGCGAGCGCAAGAACCTGACGGTGGTGGGAGACGACTGCCAGTCCATCTACAGCTTCCGGGGAGCGGACTTCACCAACATCATCGATTTCCCGCAGCGCTATCCGGGCTGCGGCGTGTACCCGCTGACGCGCAACTACCGCTCCACGCCGCAGATCCTCGCGCTGGCCAACGCCTCCATCGCTCTCAACCAGCGCCAGTTTCACAAGCAGCTCACTGCCTCGCGGCAGCCCGGGGTGCCCCCCGTGGTGGTTCCCACCCGGGACACGGACGAGCAGGCCACGTTCGTGGCCCAGCGCATCCTGGAACTGCGCGAGGAGGGGCTGCCGCTGGAGGAGATGGCGGTGCTCTACCGGGCCCACAGCCACTCGCTGGAACTCCAGATCGAGTTGACCCGGCGGGGCATCCCCTTCCGGGTCCGCTCTGGGGTGCGCTTCTTCGAGCAGGCCCACATCAAGGACGTGCTCGCCCACCTGCGCCTGGTCCACAACCCCGGAGACGAGCTGGCCTTCAAACGCGTGGTCAAGCTCGTCTCCGGGGTCGGACAGGCCACGGCGGAAGCCCTGTGGACGGCGCTGGGGGCCCTGCCCGAGGCGGCCTCTCTCAAGGATGCGCTGCGCCACCCGGACGTGAGCGCCCAGGTGCCCCGCCGGGCCTCGGCGGGATTTGCCCGCTTCGCGGCCCTGATGACCCGGCTCACGCGGGAGGATGCGGCCCGGACCCCGGGCCAGCTCATCGAGGATGTGTTGAGGGGAGGGTACGGGGAGTACCTCCGGGACGAGTTCGGAGCCGATGGGCGCCGGGAGGAGGACATCCGCCAGCTGGCGGAGTACGCCGGGCGGTTCGAGGATCTGCCCCGCTTCCTGTCGGAAATTGCCCTGATTTCCGAGTTCTCCGCCGAGGAAGCGGTCGAGACGGAAGCGCCGGACGAGTTCCTGACGCTGTCCACGGTGCACCAGGCCAAGGGGCTGGAGTGGGGGGCGGTCTTCGTGATCTGGCTGGCGGAGGGGCGCTTTCCGATGGTGAATGCCGCCCGGGACGAGGCGGAAGAGGAGGAGGAGCGGCGCCTCTTCTACGTCGCGGTGACCCGGGCCAAGGACGAGCTGGCCTTGACCTACCCGCTGACGACCAACCCCCAGGACGGGACGCGCATCATCGTGAGGCAGTCCCGCTTCATCGAGGAGCTGCCGGTGGGAGAAGAGGCGCCCTACGACCGGCTCATCCTCGAGGAGCTGGAGACGCCGGAGCTTCCCCGCCTGGAGGGAGGGAAGGCCCCCAAGCCGGGACCGGATGCCCTGGACTAG
- a CDS encoding Hsp70 family protein translates to MADKPRIVGIDLGTTNTLVASVRNRIPKIVPTDRGNLILPSVVALSAKGDLLVGGVAKDQMVTNPKNTLYGTKRLIGRKYHSKVVEELKSYFNYDIVEGPDGDAAVMLGGTMYTLPHVSSLILGQIKTIAEQFLGGPITEAVISVPAYYNDNQRNAVKEAGRLAGFDVKRIVSEPTAAALAYGFNRGLNQKILVYDLGGGTFDVSVLQLNGNVFEVLATGGDTFLGGVDFDNRVMDYLLAQFYEQTKVDLSQNPAALPRIKNAAESAKIDLTLRLNVLIELPYVGERKGKPLDLRIPLTRDELNDLTKDLVERTFTICDRVLEEKGLKPSEIDEIILVGGQSRMPLVQQRIQEHFGKPPRKGVHPDECVALGAALLGDSLGSIDSVELFDALSMPISYGLPDGRVKHIIEKNVQGPLTRSFRLPSPVDPSSPYIEMDIFQGDSDYMVDNEYLGTVRVAAASAGRKIDFHLTAECLLQVLVEDPTKSPPMNPLALATRDTPEILKKAIEEALSREPPPEDEPKKASGGLFSSLTRVFRRK, encoded by the coding sequence ATGGCGGATAAACCTCGAATCGTCGGGATTGACCTAGGCACGACCAACACGCTGGTCGCGTCCGTGCGCAACCGCATCCCGAAGATTGTCCCGACTGATCGGGGCAATCTCATCCTGCCGTCGGTGGTCGCGCTGTCGGCCAAGGGGGACCTGCTGGTCGGAGGGGTGGCCAAGGACCAAATGGTCACCAACCCCAAGAACACGCTCTATGGCACCAAGCGCCTCATCGGGCGCAAGTACCACTCCAAGGTGGTCGAGGAGCTCAAGAGCTACTTCAACTACGACATCGTCGAGGGCCCTGACGGGGACGCGGCGGTGATGCTCGGCGGGACGATGTACACCCTGCCGCACGTCTCCAGCCTGATCCTCGGACAGATCAAGACCATTGCCGAGCAGTTCCTCGGTGGCCCCATCACCGAGGCGGTCATCTCGGTCCCGGCCTACTACAACGACAACCAGCGCAACGCCGTGAAGGAAGCGGGCCGCCTGGCCGGTTTCGACGTCAAGCGCATCGTCAGCGAGCCCACCGCGGCGGCCCTGGCCTACGGCTTCAACCGGGGCCTGAACCAGAAGATCCTCGTCTACGATCTGGGCGGAGGCACCTTCGACGTCTCGGTGCTTCAACTCAACGGCAACGTCTTCGAGGTGCTCGCCACGGGCGGTGACACCTTCCTGGGCGGCGTGGACTTCGACAACCGGGTGATGGACTACCTGCTGGCGCAGTTCTACGAGCAGACCAAGGTGGACCTCTCGCAGAACCCCGCCGCCCTGCCGCGCATCAAGAACGCCGCGGAGAGCGCGAAGATCGATCTCACCCTGCGCCTCAACGTCCTCATCGAGCTGCCCTACGTCGGGGAGCGCAAGGGCAAGCCCCTGGACTTGCGCATTCCCCTGACCCGCGACGAGCTCAACGATCTCACGAAGGATCTGGTGGAGCGCACCTTCACGATCTGCGACCGGGTGCTGGAAGAGAAGGGCCTCAAGCCCTCGGAGATCGACGAGATCATCCTGGTGGGGGGCCAGAGCCGCATGCCGCTGGTACAGCAGCGGATCCAGGAGCACTTCGGCAAGCCGCCGCGCAAGGGTGTCCACCCGGACGAGTGCGTGGCGCTGGGCGCTGCGCTGCTGGGCGACTCGCTGGGCAGCATTGACTCGGTGGAGCTGTTCGATGCCCTGTCCATGCCCATCAGCTACGGGTTGCCCGACGGACGGGTGAAGCACATCATCGAGAAGAACGTGCAGGGGCCCCTGACGCGCAGCTTCCGCCTGCCTTCCCCCGTGGATCCCAGCTCGCCCTACATCGAGATGGACATCTTCCAGGGCGACAGCGACTACATGGTGGACAATGAGTACCTGGGGACGGTGCGCGTTGCCGCGGCCTCGGCGGGACGGAAGATCGACTTCCACCTGACGGCGGAGTGTCTCCTTCAGGTGCTGGTGGAGGATCCCACCAAGTCACCCCCCATGAATCCGCTGGCCCTGGCGACGCGGGACACGCCCGAGATCTTGAAGAAGGCCATTGAGGAGGCCCTGTCGCGTGAGCCTCCTCCAGAGGATGAGCCAAAGAAGGCGAGCGGGGGGCTCTTCTCCAGCCTGACCCGGGTCTTCCGCAGGAAATAA
- a CDS encoding SCP2 sterol-binding domain-containing protein, giving the protein MPIFPSKEWCEEAVRLTNADPEATQAGQGWKGDFGAVVEAEPGKLDRIFVAYLVPQDGRIVKLHVLADPDDLDEFDPAYVARAPYSVWKQLLQGTLDPVEAVLRRRIAVKGDLQPLIERMRFKGIADRVFAQLKTEFADER; this is encoded by the coding sequence ATGCCGATATTCCCGTCGAAGGAATGGTGTGAGGAAGCGGTGCGCCTCACCAATGCGGACCCCGAGGCCACACAGGCCGGGCAAGGCTGGAAGGGGGACTTCGGAGCCGTGGTGGAGGCCGAGCCAGGCAAGCTGGACCGGATCTTCGTGGCATACCTCGTCCCCCAGGACGGCCGCATCGTGAAGCTGCACGTGCTGGCCGACCCGGACGATCTGGATGAGTTCGATCCCGCCTATGTGGCGCGGGCCCCCTATTCGGTGTGGAAGCAGCTCCTGCAGGGCACCCTGGATCCGGTGGAGGCGGTGCTCCGGCGCCGCATCGCCGTGAAGGGGGACTTGCAGCCGCTCATCGAGCGGATGCGGTTCAAGGGCATCGCGGACCGCGTGTTCGCGCAGCTCAAGACGGAATTCGCGGACGAGCGGTGA